In the Campylobacter sp. RM6914 genome, one interval contains:
- a CDS encoding biotin--[acetyl-CoA-carboxylase] ligase gives MVIEFLEECASTHNEISQGVRVGVIKPPFAMCAKTQTAGVGSRGNKWIGLEGNLFLSFCLHKNALPDDLNDASISIYFSMIMKNFLENLGSKIWVKWPNDFYVNDLKIGGTISTKIGEIYIGSIGLNLARAPQNTGVLDIKTTPNDVVWGFCDKLEEKIPWKQIFSKFKIEFERSKSFITHINGEIADLSAASLCEDGSILLDNKKVYSLR, from the coding sequence TTGGTGATAGAATTTCTTGAGGAGTGTGCCTCAACGCATAATGAAATTTCCCAAGGCGTAAGAGTCGGTGTCATAAAGCCGCCATTTGCTATGTGCGCTAAAACCCAAACAGCAGGTGTTGGAAGTAGGGGAAATAAATGGATAGGACTTGAGGGCAATCTTTTTTTATCATTTTGCTTGCATAAAAACGCACTTCCTGATGACTTAAATGACGCGTCGATATCTATTTATTTTTCCATGATAATGAAAAATTTTTTAGAAAATTTAGGTTCTAAAATTTGGGTTAAATGGCCAAATGATTTTTACGTAAATGACCTTAAAATCGGCGGAACGATCAGCACTAAAATAGGCGAAATTTATATCGGAAGCATAGGTTTAAATTTAGCCCGCGCTCCCCAAAATACGGGTGTTTTAGACATCAAAACTACTCCGAATGACGTTGTCTGGGGCTTTTGCGATAAGCTTGAAGAAAAAATCCCGTGGAAGCAAATTTTTAGCAAATTTAAGATAGAATTTGAGCGTTCAAAGAGTTTCATAACGCATATAAACGGCGAAATAGCGGATTTATCGGCAGCTTCGCTTTGTGAAGATGGTTCTATTTTGTTAGATAATAAAAAGGTGTATTCTTTAAGATGA
- the fmt gene encoding methionyl-tRNA formyltransferase has translation MNIVFMGTPEYATDILSEILKADIKVVGVFTQPDKPVGRKQVLTPPHIKTFLNENYKDIPVFQPINLKEQETHEQIRSLEPDFIVVAAYGQILPKAILDIAPCINLHASILPKYRGASPIQSALLVGETTTGITAMLMDEGLDTGAILAFAYTNCEDKTSGELFDELGKIAGELIVDVLQNFPTITPQPQDDTQATICKKIKKQSGLFSFDEDASQIYNKFRAYTPWPGIFLESGLKILSLKPLQMSGKSGEILEISKDGFVVACKSGALQILSLQEPSKKAVNATAYLNGKRLGIGDRIS, from the coding sequence ATGAATATAGTTTTTATGGGAACTCCCGAGTATGCTACGGATATATTAAGTGAAATTTTAAAAGCGGACATCAAGGTTGTAGGCGTATTTACTCAACCCGACAAGCCGGTTGGCAGGAAGCAGGTTTTGACTCCGCCGCACATCAAAACTTTTTTAAATGAGAACTATAAAGATATCCCTGTGTTTCAACCTATAAATTTAAAAGAGCAAGAAACACATGAGCAAATTCGTTCTTTAGAACCTGACTTTATTGTGGTTGCAGCTTATGGACAGATCTTACCTAAGGCCATTTTAGATATCGCTCCTTGTATAAATTTACATGCCTCTATACTTCCTAAATATCGCGGTGCAAGTCCCATACAAAGCGCACTTTTAGTGGGAGAAACGACAACGGGTATAACGGCGATGCTGATGGATGAGGGGCTTGATACGGGTGCGATACTTGCATTTGCATATACAAACTGTGAAGATAAAACAAGCGGAGAGCTTTTTGATGAACTTGGAAAGATCGCAGGAGAGCTTATAGTCGATGTTTTGCAAAATTTTCCAACCATCACACCACAGCCGCAAGATGACACGCAAGCTACGATTTGCAAGAAGATAAAAAAACAAAGTGGACTTTTTAGCTTTGACGAAGATGCTAGTCAAATTTATAATAAATTTCGTGCCTACACACCTTGGCCCGGGATATTTTTAGAAAGCGGACTTAAAATTTTAAGCCTAAAACCATTACAGATGAGCGGAAAAAGCGGTGAAATTTTAGAAATTTCAAAAGATGGTTTTGTTGTTGCTTGTAAAAGCGGTGCTTTGCAAATTTTAAGCCTGCAAGAGCCAAGCAAAAAGGCTGTTAATGCGACGGCGTATCTAAACGGCAAAAGGCTTGGCATTGGTGATAGAATTTCTTGA